Proteins from a genomic interval of Amycolatopsis sp. cg13:
- a CDS encoding class I SAM-dependent methyltransferase has protein sequence MSDAVGSFPQYEVFADEFLDHAQNGFYNAHYDRPACLELLGDVAGQHILDAACGPGLYAEELTARGARVTGFDLSPRMVELSRERVPAGEFRVQDLAEPLAWLPDASVDQVLFALALEYVDDRVGALREFRRVLRPGGALVLSRQHPTGDWLRHGGSYFDVRVIEEVWSRGWKVRYWLAPLERTCEELREAGFLIEQLREGRPPEASAAVDPERHARLAQEPLGFLTVRAIPDPRVS, from the coding sequence GTGAGCGATGCAGTGGGTTCCTTTCCGCAATACGAAGTGTTCGCCGACGAATTCCTCGACCACGCGCAAAACGGGTTCTACAACGCGCACTACGACCGCCCGGCCTGCCTGGAATTACTGGGCGACGTCGCCGGGCAGCACATCCTCGACGCCGCGTGCGGCCCCGGCCTCTACGCCGAAGAACTGACCGCACGCGGTGCGCGGGTGACCGGGTTCGACCTCAGCCCGCGCATGGTCGAACTGAGCCGCGAGCGAGTACCGGCGGGCGAGTTCCGCGTCCAGGACCTGGCCGAACCGCTGGCCTGGCTGCCGGACGCGTCGGTGGATCAGGTGCTGTTCGCCCTCGCGCTGGAGTACGTGGACGACCGGGTCGGCGCGCTGCGCGAGTTCCGCCGGGTGCTGCGGCCAGGCGGTGCGCTGGTGTTGTCGCGGCAGCATCCGACCGGCGATTGGCTCCGGCACGGCGGCAGCTACTTCGACGTCCGGGTGATCGAGGAGGTCTGGAGCCGCGGCTGGAAGGTGCGGTACTGGCTCGCCCCGCTGGAACGCACCTGCGAAGAGTTGCGCGAGGCCGGGTTCCTGATCGAGCAGCTGCGCGAGGGACGCCCTCCTGAGGCCTCAGCTGCCGTTGATCCCGAACGCCACGCGCGGCTGGCCCAGGAACCGCTGGGCTTCCTGACCGTGCGCGCGATTCCGGACCCGCGGGTCAGTTGA
- a CDS encoding glycerol-3-phosphate dehydrogenase/oxidase, whose product MSTGSLNARRRERELSRLVDGEQVDVLVVGGGVTGAGIALDAAARGLSVALVEAHDLAFGTSRWSSKLVHGGLRYLAKGELGLAHESAVERGILMTRTAPHLTRAMPQLFPLYPGTSAAQQALIATGLRAGDGLRRAARTPSSVLPGPRRIPAAEALALSPGLAPAGLRGALLAYDGALVDDARLVVSIARTAALLGARILPRLSAVSLSGNEAQVSDGTSSYTLRARQVINATGVWADTLTDSVQLRPSRGSHLVLAPDSVRVGATSVNIPVPGETNRFVFLLPQLDGRVYLGLTDEPISGDVPDVPSVPESDVDFLLSTASSVLNRPLTAADVIGSYAGLRPLVSGSAGRSADLSRKHAVVTGSDGVLTVVGGKLTTYRRMAEDAVDAALTHAGLPAGPSRTAKLPLIGAAPRSRLSLVDAPARLVAKYGTEAPRVAALGELEPEFAAPLCAATEITAAEVVWAVRHEGATTAEDVLERRTRLALVPADAEAARDRVAELVEKTLAGLS is encoded by the coding sequence ATGAGCACCGGATCCCTCAACGCGCGCCGCCGCGAACGCGAACTGTCCCGGCTGGTCGACGGCGAACAGGTCGACGTGCTCGTGGTCGGCGGCGGGGTCACCGGCGCGGGCATCGCGCTCGACGCGGCCGCGCGGGGGCTTTCCGTCGCGTTGGTGGAGGCGCACGACCTCGCGTTCGGCACGTCGCGCTGGTCCAGCAAGCTCGTGCACGGCGGATTGCGGTACCTCGCCAAGGGCGAACTCGGGCTCGCGCATGAGAGTGCGGTGGAGCGCGGGATTCTCATGACCCGCACTGCGCCGCACCTCACGCGCGCGATGCCGCAGCTTTTTCCGCTCTATCCCGGCACTTCCGCCGCGCAGCAGGCGTTAATCGCCACTGGCCTGCGGGCTGGTGACGGGTTGCGCCGGGCCGCGCGGACACCGTCGTCGGTGCTTCCTGGGCCGCGCCGGATTCCCGCCGCCGAGGCGCTGGCCTTATCCCCCGGGCTCGCTCCTGCTGGGCTCCGTGGCGCACTGCTGGCGTACGACGGTGCCTTGGTTGACGATGCGCGTTTGGTGGTCAGCATCGCCCGTACCGCGGCCTTGCTCGGGGCTCGGATCCTCCCGCGGTTGTCGGCGGTTTCCTTGTCCGGCAACGAAGCTCAGGTGAGTGATGGGACTTCTTCGTACACGCTTCGCGCGCGTCAGGTCATCAATGCGACCGGCGTCTGGGCGGACACTCTGACTGACTCTGTCCAGCTGCGTCCTTCGCGCGGATCCCATCTGGTGCTCGCGCCGGACTCCGTGCGGGTCGGAGCCACGTCGGTCAACATTCCGGTTCCCGGCGAGACCAACCGGTTCGTGTTCCTGCTGCCGCAGCTCGACGGTCGAGTCTACTTAGGACTCACCGATGAGCCGATCTCCGGCGACGTACCTGACGTTCCTTCGGTGCCCGAGTCCGATGTGGACTTCCTGCTTTCGACGGCTTCCTCGGTCCTGAACCGCCCATTGACCGCCGCGGACGTGATCGGCTCCTACGCCGGATTGCGACCGCTGGTCTCCGGTTCCGCTGGACGCAGTGCCGATCTGTCTCGGAAACACGCCGTGGTCACCGGTTCCGATGGCGTACTGACTGTGGTCGGCGGAAAGCTGACGACGTACCGGCGGATGGCCGAGGACGCCGTCGACGCCGCGTTGACGCACGCCGGATTGCCCGCTGGCCCTTCGCGTACGGCGAAGCTGCCGCTGATCGGTGCCGCGCCACGCTCCCGACTGTCTCTTGTGGACGCTCCGGCGCGATTGGTGGCCAAGTACGGCACCGAAGCACCCCGCGTGGCGGCGCTCGGCGAACTGGAACCGGAATTCGCAGCCCCGCTGTGCGCGGCGACGGAAATCACCGCGGCCGAGGTGGTGTGGGCGGTCCGGCACGAGGGCGCGACGACTGCCGAAGACGTCCTCGAACGCCGCACCCGGCTGGCCCTGGTGCCCGCCGACGCCGAAGCCGCCCGGGACCGGGTGGCCGAACTGGTGGAGAAAACGCTGGCCGGACTGTCCTGA
- a CDS encoding TetR/AcrR family transcriptional regulator, whose translation MDVKRHSRPGAAPSALADARSRPTSARVADDELLDAARQCVLAVGVRRTTLAEIARTAQVSRMTVYRRFPDVRSVLAALMTREFSGLLQRVNESGDHAAHARDRIVHLAAASVGALSADPLFRTLLDVDAELVLPYIVERLGATQHFAEHVLRSLLEEGHRDGSVRTAEEAAQARSVLLVVQSFAFSLRPATADVDEAALLAEFRHLVEAGLKP comes from the coding sequence ATGGACGTCAAACGTCACTCCCGCCCGGGAGCGGCCCCCTCCGCGCTCGCGGACGCTCGCAGCCGCCCGACCTCGGCTCGCGTCGCCGACGACGAGCTCCTCGACGCCGCGCGCCAGTGCGTGCTCGCGGTCGGCGTCCGGCGGACGACACTCGCCGAGATCGCCCGAACCGCGCAGGTCAGCCGCATGACGGTGTACCGGCGGTTCCCCGATGTGCGCAGTGTCCTCGCCGCGCTGATGACGCGCGAGTTCAGCGGCCTGCTGCAGCGGGTGAACGAGTCCGGCGACCACGCGGCGCACGCGCGCGACCGCATCGTGCACTTGGCGGCGGCCAGCGTCGGCGCGTTGTCGGCCGATCCGCTGTTCCGGACGTTGCTGGACGTCGATGCCGAACTGGTGCTGCCGTACATCGTGGAACGGCTCGGTGCGACGCAGCACTTCGCCGAGCATGTGCTCCGAAGCCTCCTCGAAGAGGGGCACCGAGACGGTTCGGTGCGCACCGCCGAGGAGGCCGCGCAGGCACGCTCGGTGCTGCTGGTCGTGCAGTCGTTCGCGTTCTCGCTGCGCCCGGCGACCGCGGATGTCGACGAGGCCGCGCTGCTCGCCGAATTCCGGCACCTGGTCGAAGCGGGGTTGAAACCATGA
- a CDS encoding FAD-binding oxidoreductase produces the protein MSDLINHRIRRSWTEEGAASAGLPDRAVRWLGQRIGQVGPDRGGKTGAASPVSESALTVPVRTEFEELLGADHVLLDPPERLGRAGGLSYLDLLHARAGDEVPVPDAVLLPADPDQVQAVLDICVRHDIGVVPFGGGTSVVGGVAALRGDKTAVIVLDLVRLDELVSVDPISRIAVLQAGVRGPEAERLLAAHGYTLGHVPQSFERATIGGFAATRSAGQASSGYGRFEDMVAGVRLATPKGEWRLGVAPASAAGPDLRQLAVGSEGTLGVITEVALRVRPLPEQRHYEGWIVDGWEAGAAAVRKLAQDHGLADVTRLSDVDETNVSFSLNAGLKTTALKAYLKARGVKNPCLLIVGWEGDVVRRRRTSAMLRCSGALRIGKVLGESWRHGRFNGPRQRDALLDLGVCVETLETAAYWSNLDELHDAVRAALVASLGRAIVMCHVSHAYETGASLYFTVLTSRDDTDPVGQWQRAKAAACEAITGIGTISHHHAVGVDHAPYLEAEIGRIGLDVLRAAKSAVDPTGILNPGKLLG, from the coding sequence GTGAGCGATCTCATCAACCACCGCATCCGGCGTTCGTGGACCGAAGAGGGCGCGGCCTCGGCCGGTCTGCCCGATCGCGCGGTCCGGTGGCTTGGCCAGCGTATCGGCCAGGTCGGCCCGGATCGAGGCGGGAAAACCGGCGCGGCCAGCCCGGTCTCCGAGTCCGCGCTGACTGTGCCCGTCCGTACCGAATTCGAGGAACTTCTCGGCGCGGACCACGTGCTTCTCGATCCTCCGGAGCGGCTCGGCCGCGCCGGTGGTCTGTCCTATCTGGACCTCCTGCACGCCCGGGCGGGCGACGAGGTGCCGGTGCCGGACGCGGTGCTGTTGCCCGCGGACCCGGACCAGGTGCAGGCCGTGCTGGACATCTGCGTGCGGCACGACATCGGCGTGGTCCCGTTCGGCGGTGGCACGTCGGTGGTCGGCGGGGTCGCGGCGCTGCGCGGCGACAAGACCGCGGTGATCGTGCTGGACCTGGTGCGGCTCGACGAGCTGGTGTCGGTGGACCCGATTTCGCGGATCGCGGTGCTGCAGGCCGGCGTGCGCGGTCCGGAAGCGGAACGGCTGCTCGCGGCGCACGGGTACACGCTCGGTCACGTGCCGCAGTCGTTCGAGCGCGCCACCATCGGCGGGTTCGCGGCCACGCGTTCGGCCGGGCAGGCGTCGTCCGGTTACGGCCGGTTCGAGGACATGGTCGCCGGGGTCCGGCTGGCCACGCCCAAGGGCGAATGGCGGCTGGGGGTCGCGCCGGCGTCCGCGGCCGGGCCGGATCTGCGGCAGCTCGCGGTCGGCAGCGAAGGCACCCTCGGCGTGATCACCGAGGTCGCGCTGCGGGTGCGGCCGTTGCCGGAACAGCGGCATTACGAAGGCTGGATCGTCGACGGCTGGGAGGCCGGCGCGGCGGCGGTGCGGAAGCTCGCGCAGGACCACGGTCTGGCCGACGTCACCCGGCTGTCTGATGTGGACGAGACGAATGTGTCGTTCTCGCTCAACGCCGGGTTGAAGACGACTGCGTTGAAGGCTTATCTCAAGGCGCGCGGGGTAAAGAACCCGTGCCTGCTGATCGTCGGCTGGGAAGGCGACGTGGTCCGGCGCAGGCGGACGTCGGCGATGCTGCGTTGTTCAGGCGCATTGCGGATTGGCAAGGTGCTCGGCGAATCTTGGCGGCACGGCCGGTTCAACGGACCGCGGCAGCGCGACGCGTTGCTGGATCTGGGCGTGTGCGTGGAAACCCTGGAGACCGCGGCCTATTGGTCCAATTTGGACGAACTGCACGACGCGGTGCGCGCGGCTTTGGTGGCCTCGCTGGGCCGCGCGATCGTGATGTGCCACGTTTCGCACGCCTACGAAACCGGTGCGTCGCTGTACTTCACGGTGCTGACTTCGCGGGACGACACCGATCCCGTCGGACAGTGGCAGCGTGCGAAAGCGGCGGCGTGCGAGGCGATCACCGGCATCGGGACGATCAGCCATCATCACGCGGTCGGCGTCGACCACGCGCCGTACCTGGAGGCGGAGATCGGCCGGATCGGGCTGGACGTGCTGCGCGCGGCCAAGTCCGCGGTGGACCCGACCGGGATCCTGAACCCCGGAAAACTGCTCGGCTGA